CAAGCCCGCCTCGGCGAAGCCCTTGGCCCGCAGCAGGCAGGAGTCGCACTGCCCGCAGGGGCGGTCGTCGACGCCCGGATCGTAGCAGCTGCTGGTCAGCGCGTAGTCGACGCCGAGGCGGGTCCCGAGGCGGATGATCTCGGCCTTCGAGAGTTCGATCAGCGGCGTGCGGATCTCGACGCGGTGGCGGCCAGAGACCCCGGCGGCCGTCGCCAGATTGGCCATCTCGGCGAAGGCCGCGATGAACTCAGGCCGGCAGTCCGGATAGCCCGAATAGTCGAGGGCGTTGACCCCGAGATAGATCAGGCCGGTGCCGAGCGTCTCAGCCCAGGCGAGTGCGAGCGACAGGAAGATGGTGTTGCGTGCCGGGACATAGGTGACCGGGATGCCGTCGGCGATCTCCGCCGGCTCGCGGCCCTTGGGCACGGCGATGTCGGCGGTCAGGGCCGAGCCACCGATGCGGCGCAGGTCGATGTCCATGACCAGGTGCTCGGCGACGCCGAGCGCCTCGGCGACGCGCGCGGCAGCGCGCAGCTCGACCACATGGCGCTGGCCGTAGCGGAACGACAGGGCGCAGGGCTCGACGCCGTCGGCCTGGGCGACCGCGAGGGTCGTCGTCGAGTCGAGCCCGCCGCTCAGGAGGACGACGGCGCGCGTCACCGGCGCGTCACTCAATCCAGCTCCTCCAGGCACAGCCGCAGCGATTGACGCCAGTCCGGTAGCTGCACGCCGAAGGTCTCCCAGATCTTGGTGTTGTCGAGCACCGCATAGGCCGGGCGCTTGGCCGGGGCCGGGTATTCGCTGCTCGTGATCGGCAGCAGCCGGCACTGCTCGCCACGCGAACCCAAGATGGCGCAGGCGAAGTCGTACCAGCTCGTCTGGCCGGCACCCGTGACATGGTAGACACCTTTGACCCGCTCGACATCCAGATCGCCAACCAACAGTCGGTGCAGCACGAGCGACGTGACCTCGGCCAGCATCCGACTCCAGGTCGGCGAGCCAACCTGGTCCCTG
This portion of the Thioflavicoccus mobilis 8321 genome encodes:
- the queC gene encoding 7-cyano-7-deazaguanine synthase QueC, producing MTRAVVLLSGGLDSTTTLAVAQADGVEPCALSFRYGQRHVVELRAAARVAEALGVAEHLVMDIDLRRIGGSALTADIAVPKGREPAEIADGIPVTYVPARNTIFLSLALAWAETLGTGLIYLGVNALDYSGYPDCRPEFIAAFAEMANLATAAGVSGRHRVEIRTPLIELSKAEIIRLGTRLGVDYALTSSCYDPGVDDRPCGQCDSCLLRAKGFAEAGLADPLAARFGAG